CCAGCATCATCCAGAATCGTTGCAACGCAATTGCGGGAACACGTACACCCCATTGCGGCAGATCCCGCTCCAGAAGTGCCTGAACGAAGCTCTTGCGCCATGCGTTGCTTTCGGGCTCACTGGGCGCCAGAAACGAGAGCGGAAATCCTCCACGCAACCAGAGCTCTCGGTCAGCATCGATTCCCAGTTCCATAAGCGAAAAACCGCTGATAGTAATCCGCTCCATACGGCCGGCCAGGCTTTCAGAGGTCTGGCGCATGAGATCACCAGATGCGCTTCCAAGAATAAGAAAGCGAGCTGGTGAAGGTCGGCGATCAACCAGAACACGGAGTATCGGGAAGAGATCCGGTCGCCTCTGGATCTCGTCGATCACGACCAGGTTTTCCAGCGGTCTCAGGGCGGTCATGGGCTCATCAAGACGCGCCAGGCTTGCAGGATCCTCCAGGTCGAAATAATTGACGGAATCCGGGTCCAGCAGTTGCCTTGCCAGAGTGGTCTTGCCGCTCTGACGCGGACCGACCATGACTACAACACGGCTTCGGGCGAGCGCATCTCTTATTCTTTTAAGTATTGCTTTGCGTTTAATCATAGAGAGAATCTACCATGAATATCCGTCACGTCAAGATGGATTATCATGGTATAAAGACTACTTCCTTCACTCTGTACATCATTCCACGTTCACATCGTATTTCGACAATAAGCTTCTCTGTGATTTCATGGCTTCTGCGAGAAGAGGCTGCCTGGAGTAGAGTCTACCGTTGAACTGTCCTTGTTCAGGCGCGGTTCAGGTTATGCTCATTTGTTCAATCACATTCGTCTGTGTTCAGAATTTCTTATCAGATGGAACAATATCGGAATATTATCCTTAATCCAAATATGTAATTTCGGTTATTCAAACTATGTACATGAACATTCCACAGGAAGGCCAGGGAGATTCGGTATCGTACTCAAGTGTTTTTCTGATCCTTCATAGTCTTTAAGAAATCGGAGGGCGAGAGGATGTGAATGTCTCTCCATTGCCGAAGATGAAGCAGGTGGGAATCCCCTGAAACAATAAAGTCGGCATCGGCAGTTGATGCGCATTCGAGAATTATATTGTCATCAGGATCGTCA
This window of the Candidatus Aegiribacteria sp. genome carries:
- a CDS encoding ATP-binding protein; the encoded protein is MIKRKAILKRIRDALARSRVVVMVGPRQSGKTTLARQLLDPDSVNYFDLEDPASLARLDEPMTALRPLENLVVIDEIQRRPDLFPILRVLVDRRPSPARFLILGSASGDLMRQTSESLAGRMERITISGFSLMELGIDADRELWLRGGFPLSFLAPSEPESNAWRKSFVQALLERDLPQWGVRVPAIALQRFWMMLAHYHGQIWNSAELARALGVSESTTRRYLDLLTDAFMIRQLQPYHANLRKRQVKSPKVYVRDSGILHQLLGIGSMKNLLTHPKVGASWEGYVIEQILAVEPNDGVFFWATHQGAEIDLVLQKGGQLFGVECKRADAPKLTPSIRIALEDLKLQKVAVLYPGTRRYPLSAQV